Proteins encoded within one genomic window of Cucumis sativus cultivar 9930 chromosome 3, Cucumber_9930_V3, whole genome shotgun sequence:
- the LOC105434984 gene encoding uncharacterized protein LOC105434984 — MSNTIMFRPPSSNRRQPLLTSKSASGSVRFAEVAGGTTAECAAVCCCCPCVVINFLVLAIYKVPAGLCRRALRTKRRQRLKKKGVTPARRGRFSFGGYDETDIQILSAGKLVYSSEPRGQQAVETERKVMELEKEMWEIFYSTGFWRSPSRRDQTSISQ, encoded by the coding sequence ATGTCGAATACGATTATGTTTCGTCCGCCATCGTCGAACCGTCGACAACCATTGTTAACGAGCAAATCTGCTTCCGGAAGTGTTCGGTTCGCGGAGGTAGCTGGCGGAACGACGGCGGAGTGTGCTGCTGTGTGTTGTTGTTGTCCTTGTGTTGTTATAAACTTTCTTGTTCTCGCCATTTACAAGGTTCCGGCTGGACTTTGCCGTCGTGCGTTGAGGACGAAGCGACGGCAGAGGTTGAAGAAAAAGGGAGTTACTCCGGCGAGGCGTGGACGGTTCTCTTTTGGGGGGTATGATGAGACGGATATTCAGATACTTTCGGCGGGAAAATTAGTGTACTCGTCGGAGCCAAGAGGGCAGCAAGCGGTGGAAACAGAGAGGAAAGTGATGGAACTGGAAAAAGAGATGTGGGAGATTTTTTATAGTACTGGGTTTTGGAGAAGCCCTTCACGGAGAGATCAAACTT